Within Romboutsia sp. CE17, the genomic segment AGTTATTGGAGGCTCTTTTGCAATGGCACTTAGAGAATCAGGGTATAATGAAATTTATGGCATTGATATAGATGAAAAAACTATAAAAAAGGCTATTGAAATGAATCTTATAAAAGATGGATCAACTAATGGAGAGTATTTATTAAAGAATGCTGATTTAGTTATAATATCTATTTATCCAAAACTTATAAAAAAATTTATAAAAGAAAATAATCATAATTTTAAAGATGGGTCTATAATAACTGACACAACTGGTATTAAGAGACTATTTATAAATGAGATTAGAGATGTAATACCCAAAAATGTAGATTTTATATTTGGTCACCCAATGGCTGGAAGAGAAAAAAAGGGATTAGATTTTGCTAGCAAAGATGTATTTAAAAATGCTAATTATATATTGGTAGATACTGAGTACAATAAGAGTAAGAATATAGATATATTAGAAAATATAATATATTCCATAGGATTTTCTAAAATCAAAAAGGTAAGCTCTCAATTTCATGACGAAATAATTTCTTTTACATCTCAACTTCCCCATGTTTTGTCAGTAGCATTGATAAATAGCGATGAAGAAGGAAGAGAAACTGGAGATTATATTGGAGATAGTTATAGAGACTTAACCAGAATAGCAAACATAAATGAAGATTTGTGGTGTGAACTATTTATGGGAAATAAGGAAAATCTTTTGAATTCTATAGATAGATTTATTAATCAGCTATATTGCTTAAAAGAGTCCATAGAAAATAATAATGATAGTTTTTTAATTGAACAATTTAGAAAAGCATCTAAACGAAGACAAAAATTATAAATTGTATATAATAAAGTTGCTATAAGAAGAGGAGAACTCTAATTGGTATAGAACTAATTAAATAAATTTATAATTTAAATTTTTAGGGGGATTACCATGAGGGAAAAAGTTACAGAAGTACTTGAAAAAGTTAGGCCTGTTCTTCAAAGAGACGGTGGAGATGTTGAATTAGTAGATGTAAATGAAGATGGAATTGTATTAGTTAGATTAAAAGGGGCTTGTCAAGGATGTCCAGGTTCAACAATGACTATAAAAGCTGTAATTGAAAATTTATTAGTTAAAGAAGTTCCAGGTGTAAAACAAGTAATAGGTATATAATTATAAAACTTATAGGACAGTGTATATTTAACTGTCCTTTTTATATATCTAGTAGTGGTAAAATAATAAATTAAGCATATTAATAATTAAGAACATTAAAATTAATTATGATATTAGGAGGAAGCTTATGAATTGGAGAGATTACTCTAAAGATATAGACTTATTTGAAGAATTTAATAAAGATGTAAAGCTTATGTCAAAATTAGAAAAATATAGAGCAGTTAGAGTATTAATTGATTATTTTTCAAGAGCTGGTATTTGGGATATAAATACATTACCGGATACATATGATTTACGAAGAAGAGTTCTTCAAGGGCTTCTAAATGTATATCCGCCACAAAAGATTGATTCTACGTATCTTGAATTACTTGAAAGATTATTATTAACAGAATCTAAAGAGAAAGATATTACGAATGTAGAAGATATTTTAGAAGTAGATAAAGATATTGCTATATTTACAGGAGATATCACTACAATAAAAGCTGATGCAATTGTTAATGCAGCTAATAGTAATCTATTAGGTTGTATACAACCATTACATACATGTATAGATAATGCAATTCATTCATCTGCAGGTCCTAGATTAAGGGAAGATTGCAATAAAATAATAAAAAGGCAAGGTCATCTAGAATATACAGGATCAGCAAAAATTACAAGAGGATACTGTTTACCATCTAAATATATAATTCATACAGTTGGTCCAATTGTTTCTAGTAATGTAGTTACTAAAGAGCAAGAAAAGCAATTAGCTTCTTGTTATAAATCTTGTCTTGATATATCAAAGGACATAGATGATATAAAAAATATAGTTTTCTGTTGTATATCTACAGGAGCTTTTGGGTATCCAAAAGAAGATGCAGCTAAAATAGCTATAAATACAGTTAGACATTGGAAATATAATAATGCAGATAAAGATATAAAGATAATATTTAATGTATTTAGTGATAATGATGAAGAAATATACAGAAAGCTTTTAATGGAATAAACTAAAGATAATAATAGCTAAAGGTATTTAATATCTTTAGCTATTATTATCTTTAGTTGTTTTTAAAAATCACTAATAATTTTACCTGTATCACTTATATCATATCCACCTAGACCTTTAATTTCATTTTTGAACTCAATTGAATTAATAATAGAAAGAATAGACTTATAAGTACAGCTAGATAAATGCTCTTTCTTTATAACTAAATCATATCTCTCTTTTTGAAGTGGAATGAAGTCTATAGAATTAACTTGTAATGCAACTTTTTCATTTCCTACGCCTACATCTGCAGAACCTCTAGAAACTACACTAGAAATACTTAGATGTGAAGATTCTTCATCTGTATATCCATTTATATCAGATGAGCTTATATTTAAAATTCTTAACTTTTCATCAATTAAAATTCTAGTACCAGAACCTTTTTCTCTATTTATAAACTTAACATCATTTTTTGTTAAATCAGACCAGGTATTAATGTTTTTAGGATTACCTTTAGCAACATAGAATCCTTGTATTCTATAAGCTAAATTTATTAAAGTACAAGGTATACCAGGTAGAAGTTTTTTTATAAAGCTTGAGTTATACTCATCAAGATCTCCATCCCATAAATGTGTTGAAGATATAGAAACTCTATCATGATAGAGTTCATACAAACCATTATAACTACCTATATGCGATCTAAGTACTGATATATTTTTTATATTTTTTTCTATATGTTTGGCTAATATATCTAAGATTATATCTTGTCCGGAAATAATTATTGTTTTATTATCTACCTTATCTTGGTGTGCAGGTGTATTATTTATTACAGTATATTTATTCTTTTGAAAATTAATATAATTTTCTACGTCTACTAAATCAACTCGAATTTTTTTTCCAATTTTATAAGATGGAAGTTCTCCTCTTTTTATTAATTCATATACTGTATTTTTAGTGATTTTTAGTAAATCAGCGACTTCAACTGGTGTTAAAGATGATTGTAGTTTCATAGTAATTCCTCCCTTATAAAATATTTTAACATGATTAAATCAATAAGTTAAAATATAAAAATAAAAAAAGCAAAGTTTAATGATTTCTTAGATGAATAGTGAATATAATTTTAAATTAATAAGAATAATTTACAACTATTATCATATGTATTAGAAAATAGTAATTATATTGTCATCTCATATAGAACTAATTATAGTAAAATATAGATATACACTTAAGTATTTAAGAGACTTTTATAAATAAAAAAGAAAGAGGGATGAGATTGAAACTGATATGGTTAGTAGTAGCATTAATATTTGGAGTTGGAGAATTGCTAACAACGAGTTTAACTTTAATATGGTTTAGTATAGGGGCGTTGATAGTATTAGTTTTGAGTAGTTTTATAAAAAGTATACTACTTCAAGTTTTTATATTTTCGATAATATCGATATCTCTTTTAGTAGTAGCTACGAAAAAGATTGTCAAAAAAGATGAAAATTATAAGTATGAAACCAATCTACAAGGTGTTTTATCTAAAAAAGGGGTTGTAAAAGAAGAAATTCTTCCATACCAAACAGGTATAGTAGTTATTGATAGAGAAGAATGGAGCGCTATAAGCATAAATAATGAAAAAATAGATAAAGGTTCTACTGTCGATGTAATCAAAATAGAGGGAGTAAAACTAGTTGTTAAATGTGCAACTAATGAATAAATTTAAATATAAAAGGAGGAGTAAAATAAATTGTTTAAAATATTATTAATAGTAGTATTAGTTTTAGTAGTGGCTTTAATGAGTTTAAAGTATGTTAGAGTAATCAAACAGTCAAAAGTAGGAATAGTAATGAGGCTTGGGAAATTTCTTAAGATAGCAGACACAGGGGTTCATTTTTTAGTTCCATTTTTAGATAATATGGCATACATAATTGATTTAAGAGAAATTGTTATAGATTTTCCACCACAACCAGTTATAACAAAAGATAATGTAACTATGCAAATTGATACAGTGGTTTATTATCAAATAACAGATCCTGCAAGATATGTTTTTGAGATAGCAAATCCAATATCGGCAATAGAGAATTTAACAGCAACAACATTAAGAAATATAATTGGAGAGCTAGACTTAGATGAGACTCTAACATCTAGAGATTTAATAAATACAAAAATGAGATCTATATTAGATGATGCAACTGATAAGTGGGGAATAAAAGTAAATAGAGTTGAACTTAAAAACATAATGCCACCAGAAGATATTCAAGTTGCAATGGAAAAACAGATGAGAGCAGAAAGAGAAAGAAGAGAGTCAATATTACAAGCAGAAGGTAATAAAGCATCTTTGATATTACAAGCAGAAGGTGAAAAACAGTCTGCAATACTTAGAGCAGAAGCCAAAAAAGAAGCTATGATTAGAGAAGCAGAAGGTGAAAAAGAATCAGCTATACTTAGAGCAGAAGGTGAAGCTGAGTCTATTAAAAAAATAGCTGTAGCAAAGGCCGAAGGTGAAGCAGAAGTTATAGTTAGAGTACAAAAAGCTACTGCACAAGGAATGATGGATGTATTTAAGGCTATGAAGGATTCTAATATAGATGATAATATGCTAGCATTAAAATCAATGGAAGCTTTAGAAAAGGTAGCACAAGGAGATTCAACAAAGATAGTATTACCATCAGATGCAGTTAATATATTAGGAACATTTAAAGGAATAAAAGAAGTTTTATCTGATGAAAATAGTAAATAAAGTAAGAAAAATTGAAGTTTAATAAAATATTATAAATAAAAAAGAGGGAACTTATTAGTTTCTTCTTTTTTCTTTATATAAGAAAAATGATATTTTATAAATTAATAGCAAGAAAATTAAAAAAGGATTTTTCTATTAATAGGAGAATTAAAACATAATGCAGATTGGCGATACAAAAAATTATAACATCTAAGAGGGGGGAGATTTCTATCGAGTATGAATCAATTATAAAAAAAGACAATATA encodes:
- a CDS encoding prephenate dehydrogenase, coding for MKIVIVGLGVIGGSFAMALRESGYNEIYGIDIDEKTIKKAIEMNLIKDGSTNGEYLLKNADLVIISIYPKLIKKFIKENNHNFKDGSIITDTTGIKRLFINEIRDVIPKNVDFIFGHPMAGREKKGLDFASKDVFKNANYILVDTEYNKSKNIDILENIIYSIGFSKIKKVSSQFHDEIISFTSQLPHVLSVALINSDEEGRETGDYIGDSYRDLTRIANINEDLWCELFMGNKENLLNSIDRFINQLYCLKESIENNNDSFLIEQFRKASKRRQKL
- a CDS encoding NifU family protein, with product MREKVTEVLEKVRPVLQRDGGDVELVDVNEDGIVLVRLKGACQGCPGSTMTIKAVIENLLVKEVPGVKQVIGI
- a CDS encoding protein-ADP-ribose hydrolase; amino-acid sequence: MNWRDYSKDIDLFEEFNKDVKLMSKLEKYRAVRVLIDYFSRAGIWDINTLPDTYDLRRRVLQGLLNVYPPQKIDSTYLELLERLLLTESKEKDITNVEDILEVDKDIAIFTGDITTIKADAIVNAANSNLLGCIQPLHTCIDNAIHSSAGPRLREDCNKIIKRQGHLEYTGSAKITRGYCLPSKYIIHTVGPIVSSNVVTKEQEKQLASCYKSCLDISKDIDDIKNIVFCCISTGAFGYPKEDAAKIAINTVRHWKYNNADKDIKIIFNVFSDNDEEIYRKLLME
- a CDS encoding substrate-binding domain-containing protein, which encodes MKLQSSLTPVEVADLLKITKNTVYELIKRGELPSYKIGKKIRVDLVDVENYINFQKNKYTVINNTPAHQDKVDNKTIIISGQDIILDILAKHIEKNIKNISVLRSHIGSYNGLYELYHDRVSISSTHLWDGDLDEYNSSFIKKLLPGIPCTLINLAYRIQGFYVAKGNPKNINTWSDLTKNDVKFINREKGSGTRILIDEKLRILNISSSDINGYTDEESSHLSISSVVSRGSADVGVGNEKVALQVNSIDFIPLQKERYDLVIKKEHLSSCTYKSILSIINSIEFKNEIKGLGGYDISDTGKIISDF
- a CDS encoding NfeD family protein → MRLKLIWLVVALIFGVGELLTTSLTLIWFSIGALIVLVLSSFIKSILLQVFIFSIISISLLVVATKKIVKKDENYKYETNLQGVLSKKGVVKEEILPYQTGIVVIDREEWSAISINNEKIDKGSTVDVIKIEGVKLVVKCATNE
- a CDS encoding SPFH domain-containing protein, encoding MSLKYVRVIKQSKVGIVMRLGKFLKIADTGVHFLVPFLDNMAYIIDLREIVIDFPPQPVITKDNVTMQIDTVVYYQITDPARYVFEIANPISAIENLTATTLRNIIGELDLDETLTSRDLINTKMRSILDDATDKWGIKVNRVELKNIMPPEDIQVAMEKQMRAERERRESILQAEGNKASLILQAEGEKQSAILRAEAKKEAMIREAEGEKESAILRAEGEAESIKKIAVAKAEGEAEVIVRVQKATAQGMMDVFKAMKDSNIDDNMLALKSMEALEKVAQGDSTKIVLPSDAVNILGTFKGIKEVLSDENSK